In the genome of Helicovermis profundi, the window AAGGTTCGCGGTACACCGGCTAATTCACATAACTCCGTTATGCTACCATTAGCCTCGCCCTGGGAGTAAACTCCCTATAAAAAAAGTCATATTAAAATTTCTTTAAGCAAGCTTAAAAATTTTAATATGACTTTTTTTGCACCGCTTAGTACTCGGAAAAAATAATGATATTATCTATGAATTTTTTTACATTTATTTTTCCACCGGTTTCTTTTTTCCCTCTTAGGTAGTCCATTTCTGCTTTTACATTTTCAAAATCAAATAAGGTATTTGAGTATCTTGTGTATACGTCGTTTAAGTAATCTTCTAGTCCTATGCTTGCTATATTTAGTAGAGATTTATTTATAGTTCTTCTAATTCTCTGCTCCATTGCTCTTGGATTTTTTGTTAGGTCTTTGCATATTTCTTGTAAATTTAGATCATAGGTTGTCTTTTTTTCTTTTATAAGGTATTCACATATTTGAAGTAAATCTTTTGCTCCTTTTTCACCAACTATACCAAGTTTCGAAAAAATAAATGTTATATTATCAACTCTTGTCTTTATTAAACTTGGCGCATTTAATGTTTTATTAAATTCAGAGTTAAAAACTCCCTTCATAATTTCAAATTTATTTTCATACTCTGATATCTTATTTATATTATCTAGTACTTTTTTTAATTCAATTTTATTTATTGGTTTATGTATATAAAAATCAATTCCACTTTCGTAGGCTTTTGAGATAAGTGTTTTTTCATCTACTTGAGAAATCATAACAATTTTAGATTTTACGCTTCTTTTTTTTATTTCTTTAACTAAATTTATTCCATCCATATCAGGCATTAATAAATCAATCAAAATAACATCTGGACTTAAAAATGGAATTTCTTCTAGTGCCACTTTACTACTAGAATTAAATCCTATTATTTCGCCTAAACATTCCTCTTCAATAATATTTTCAAGTATTCTTATTATTAATTCATCATCATCTATTAAATAGTATTTCATAATTTCTCCTCAATCATACTTTTTTACAATAATTATAATGTAAAACTAACACAAAGGATTATTTATAGCATAAAAATAGGAATTACAATTTTTATCTCAGTCCCAATTCCAATTGTTGACTCAATAAAAATTTCTCCGCCAAATTCCTTTTCTACAATATCCTTTATAATAGATAGGCCCATTCCCCTATATATATTTCCAGTGCTTTCATCAAATTTAGTAGAATATCCAGCTTTACAAATATAAGCTAAATCTTTTTTCTTGATTCCTGAACCATTATCAGTTATTCTGATTTTAAGTTTTTTATCTTCTTTATAAACTAATATTTTAATATAGTTATTAGTATATCTTTTAAAACTTTCTATTGAATTATTAAACAAGTTTCTAAATATAGACATCATATAGTAATGTTTCTTTACGTTTCTATCAAAGTGCAAAGAAACTATTATTTTACAATCATGTAGTTTAAACTTTGAATCCTTTTCATAAGTATCTTTTAATATATCTAAAATTTCAGATAAAGTAATTGAAAAATTCCCGCTGTCTTTTTCACCTAGATTTTCCATTCCTATTAAGACTCTTTGATAATTTTTTTTAACTTCATGAATATCTTTTGCAATCCTTAATGACTTTCTTTTATAATCTTCTTTGACAGAGTTTTCATACAAAGAGTAAGCATCTTTCATAACGCCCTCTATATATCCCATATTAGATTTCATAAAGTAAAGTTCAGATTTTAAATCAGAGACAATGCCTATCATTTCTTTATATTTTTCAAGTTGCTTCTCTTTATGAAATATCATCCTATAATACTCAAAAACTAAAACAACTAAGACTGCTATACTCGCTCTAATAAGGCCAACTAAGAGCAATTTATTAAATATTACAACAACATCTTCCTTTAAAGTATGAAACCTTGAAGTAATTTCTATAGCATTCGAGAAAAAATCGCATGCCCAAATTGATGAAAACCACATTATAATAGTTCTTTCATCATAGTTTCTTTTTTTCATAAGATAGTAATAAATTAATCCATAAGAAATGTCAAAAAAAGCAATATTGTAATCATTAAAAAAACCTAAAAGAAAATCACCGGTTGATATATACGTAAGCAGACTTCTAAAAAAAAGTCCAAAAGATGCAATAAAAATTGATGTTGCGATTGGACTTAATTTTCTATTGTAATAGTAAAATATCGGCAAAATAATTACTGATATAGAAATTCTAAAATTTAAAATTATCATATCAATAAAAATCTGTGAAGTTATAGCATCAAAAAGTGCAATTAAAATCATGTATTTTATATTATCTTTACTAAATGCTCTAATTAACTTTTCTTTCATTTTTTCCTCATTTACTTAAATATAGGTACGCCATTTTTAAATTCTTTTATAATAGCTAGAGATTCAAGAGTAATTCCTTTACTTCTTATAATTGAACCTCCTTCTTGAAA includes:
- a CDS encoding response regulator, with product MKYYLIDDDELIIRILENIIEEECLGEIIGFNSSSKVALEEIPFLSPDVILIDLLMPDMDGINLVKEIKKRSVKSKIVMISQVDEKTLISKAYESGIDFYIHKPINKIELKKVLDNINKISEYENKFEIMKGVFNSEFNKTLNAPSLIKTRVDNITFIFSKLGIVGEKGAKDLLQICEYLIKEKKTTYDLNLQEICKDLTKNPRAMEQRIRRTINKSLLNIASIGLEDYLNDVYTRYSNTLFDFENVKAEMDYLRGKKETGGKINVKKFIDNIIIFSEY
- a CDS encoding sensor histidine kinase, which translates into the protein MKEKLIRAFSKDNIKYMILIALFDAITSQIFIDMIILNFRISISVIILPIFYYYNRKLSPIATSIFIASFGLFFRSLLTYISTGDFLLGFFNDYNIAFFDISYGLIYYYLMKKRNYDERTIIMWFSSIWACDFFSNAIEITSRFHTLKEDVVVIFNKLLLVGLIRASIAVLVVLVFEYYRMIFHKEKQLEKYKEMIGIVSDLKSELYFMKSNMGYIEGVMKDAYSLYENSVKEDYKRKSLRIAKDIHEVKKNYQRVLIGMENLGEKDSGNFSITLSEILDILKDTYEKDSKFKLHDCKIIVSLHFDRNVKKHYYMMSIFRNLFNNSIESFKRYTNNYIKILVYKEDKKLKIRITDNGSGIKKKDLAYICKAGYSTKFDESTGNIYRGMGLSIIKDIVEKEFGGEIFIESTIGIGTEIKIVIPIFML